The following nucleotide sequence is from Pseudonocardia sp. C8.
CCGCGCTGGCGGCGTTGCGCCGGCACGCCGATGCCACGGTCGGGGTCGGCGACGAACCGCGTAACCGGGACCAGGTGATGGCCGACACCCTGGTCGAACGCCTCACCGGCCAAGCCGAAGCCGCTGATGTGAACGTCGAGGTCGGCATCGTCATCCCGGTCGACGCCCTGATCGACCCCCGCTCCCCGGCCACCGCCCAGGTGGTCGGGCACGGCCCGATCCCGGCCTGCCTCGCCCGCGAGGTCCTGGCCGGCACCAAAGGCCGCCGCTGGTGGCGACGCCTGTTCACCCAACCGGCCGGCGGCCCGCTGATCGGCACCGACCCCCGGCGCCGCTACTTCGACGGCGTGCTCGCCGCGTTGATCCGGATCCGGGACGACGACCGCTGCCGGGATCCCTACTGCGGGGCACCGTGCCGCAACATCGACCACATCCACCCCGACGCCCAGGGCGGACCCACCAGCTACACCAACGGCCGCGGCACCTGCGTACGCGGCAACCAGGTCAAGGAACTGCCCGGCTGGACCGCCGAGGTCGTCCACGACGGGCTCGGCGACCAGCCGCACACCGTGCGGACCACCACCCCGACCGGGCACACCTACACCAGCCGCGCCGGACCCTGAACGATCAGACCCCCTCGGCCCGGGTGAGCACCAGCGGTCCGTACTCGGTGATGGCGATGGTGTGCTCGGAATGGGTGGTCCGCGATCCGTCGGCCGAGCGGATCGTCCACCCGTCGGGGTCGAATCGGATCCGGTCGGTGCCGCGCGCGAACCACGGCTCGAGGGCGAGTGTCAGGCCGGGCTGCAGCCGGAGGCCGCGCCCCGGACGTCCACGGTTGGGAACGTGCGGGTCCTCGTGCATCGTGCGCCCGAGCCCGTGCCCGCCGAACTCGAGGTTCACCGGGTAGCCGTGCTGCGCAGCGACAGCACCGATCGCCGCCGAGATGTCACCGAGCCGGTTGCCGGGCTGCGCCGCGGCGATACCGGCGTCGAGAGCCTCCTCGCTCGCACGCACCAGGCGCAGGTCCTCCGTATCCGGCGTCCCGACGATCACCGTGACCGCGGAGTCGGCCACCCAGCCGTCGATACCCACGGCCAGGTCCATGCTCAGGACGTCACCGTCGCGCAGCGCGTAGTCGTGCGGCAGGCCGTGCAGGACCGCATCGTTGACCGAGAGGCAGACGACGTTGCGGAAGGCGCCCCGCCCGAAGGACGGCGCGTAGTCCCAGTAGCACGAGTCGGCCCCGCGGTCGCGGATCATCCGCCGGGCATGCCGTTCGAGGTCGAGCAGGTTGATCCCCACCTGTGCACGGGCCGCCAGCTCGGACAGCACCTGGGCCACGAACCGGCCTGCGACGTGCATCCGCTCGATCTCGGCGGGGGTCTTGAGCTCGATCACGACACACTCCTGGGCGGGATACTTATACCGGTATTAGTATCACGCGCATGGTGCGTGTGCCATTGACGGCCGACGATCACGAGCGGGGCCGGCGCCTCGGCCGGCTGCTCAGGGAGGCGCGCGGCCCGCGGAGCATGACCTCGGTCGCCGCCTCGGCCGGCATCTCGGTGGAGACCCTCCGGAAGATCGAGAGCGGGCGCGTGCCCACCCCGGCGTTCTTCACGATCGCCGCGCTGGCCGCGGAGCTCGACCTCCCGCTCGGCGACCTCGCTGCGGCCTGCGAGGGACCACTCGTCGCCCGGTGAATCAGCGGGAGCCTCCGGCACTTCCCGCATTTACCTACTACTGAGGACGATGGACCCGGAGATCTCCGATACGCTCACCTCCGATACGATCACCGGTGAACGAGCAGGGAGCCAACAATGGCGGTACGCCTGCAGTCGATCAATTTTCCGGACTTCTTCATCCGGCACCAGAACTTCGAAGCGGAGCTGATGAAGCCCGACTCCCCCGGCTTCGCGGAGGACTTCCTGTGGGAGGAAAGGTTCCGCGGGAAGGATGATGCCGGCTTCACGCTGGTTCGCTTCGAGTCGATCAATCGCCCGAACCACTTCCTCCGGCACACGGACTTCCGGCTCGTCCTGCAGAGGGACGAGAACAACGAACTCTTCAAGAAGGACTCCACATTCCGCCGAAGAAACGGTCGGGCCGGTGACCCGGAGGACGGCTGGAGATCCTTCGAGGCGAGCAACTTCGAGAATCGCTTCATCCGGCACCGCAACTTTCACGTATTCGTGGAGTCGAACGAGAAGAACCCCAGCACCTTCAATTCGGACGCAACGTTCCGAAGGGTCGATGCGTAGGGGTCAGTGGCTCGCTTCGAGGTAGAGCCCGCGCTTGGAGATGTACTGGACGACCCCGTCCGGCACCAGGTACCACACCGGCCGCCCCGCGGCGACGCGCGTCCGGCAGTCACTCGACGAGATCGCCATCGCCGGCACCTCGACCAGCGTCACCGACCCCTCCGGCAGGTGCCCGTCGGCCAGCTCGTACCCGGGCCGGGTCACGCCGACGAAGTGCGCGTGGCTGAACAGCTCGTCGATCTTGTGCCAGGAGAGGATCTGCTGGAGCGCATCGGCGCCGGTGATGAAGAACAGCTGCGCGCCGGGCATCGCGCCCTGCAGGTCCGCGAGGGTGTCGGCGGTGTAGGTGGGGCCACCGCGGTCGACGTCGACCCGGCTCACCGAGAACCGGGGGTTCGACGCGGTCGCGATCACCGTCATCAGGTAGCGGTCCTCGGCCGGGGAGACCTCGCGGTGCGACTTCTGCCAGGGCTGCCCGGTCGGCACGAAGATCACTTCGTCGAGGTCGAAGCGGGCCGCGACCTCGCTGGCCGCCACGAGGTGGCCGTGGTGGATGGGATCGAACGTCCCGCCCATCACGCCGATCTTGCGCTGCATCGCCGCAGATTATGCGGCGCGCCCGTCCGGCGGAATCCCCGGTGCCCCCGGGTACAGGTGCCGGAACTGCAGGCTGATCCGCGGCCCGGAGGCCGCGACCTTCGGGACGCTGTGCTGCCAGGTCCGCTGGCACGTCCCGCCCATCACCAGCAGGTCCCCGGACGCCGGGGTGAACGACACCGACGGCCCGCCGCCGGCCGGGCGCAGCCGCAGCGGCCGGGCGGCGCCGAGCGACACGAGCGCGACGACGGCCTCCGCGCACTCCCGCGCGACCCGGTCGCCGTGCCAGGCGACGCCGTCGGCGCCGTCCCGGTACAGGTTCGCGCCGACCTGGGTGAACCGCACGCCGTAGCGGGCACCCAGCTCGACCGCCATGTCCCGCAGCCGCCGGGGCGGCTCGTCGCCGTCGGCGAGGAGCCAGCGGTGGGTCAGCCGCGGCTCGTCGACCATGCGGTCGTACATCCGCCGGCGATGCGCCCGGAACGGCACGCTCGCCCGCAGCCGGTCGAACAGCACGTCCGGGTCGGGCACCCAACCGGGCATCACGTCGACCCACGCGCCGTACCCCAGCTCGTGCCGGACCGTCGACGCGAGGCCGCAGCCACCGTCGCCGACCACGGTCGCGAACAGCGATCCCTGCCAGCCGACGTCCACACCCCCACCCTACGCCGGATCGAACGAAGGTTCGACCCGAATGGGGTGCACCTGCCGCTCGGCGGCGCTGGGCCCGCACCCACCGCGCCGGACCGCCTCCGCCGGCTGAGCCACGGTGACCCGCCGGTAACGTCGACCCCATGCGCGTTCCGGACACCGGTGACCGGGCTCCCCACCACTCCGGTCCCCGCTCCCCCGCCGACGGCCCGGACCTCCCGTCGTACCCGGCACCACCCACCCCGGCAGGCCCGGCCGGTCAGGCGGGCCCGACCGGGCGCCGCCGGCTGCGCGAGGGCGCGCTCCCCGACGAGCGGGGCGCCGGCGAGACACCGGCCCACGTGACGCCCGCGGGCCCGTGGCCGACCGTGCAGCCGCCGTCGACCCGCGCGGTCCTGGTCACCCGGGCGGCGGCCGTCGTCGCCGTCGTGTGGTTCTGCGTGGTGTACACGATCGCCACCGACGTCCTCTCCCGGGCGGAGTACCTGCTGACCGGTGTCGTCGCCGGCGGGCTCCTGTGCCTGGCCGGCGCGATGCTGCTGTGGCTGTACGCGCCGCGGACCCCGGCCCGCGTGGCGCCGGCACGCGGCCCCGAGATGGGCCTCGCGCGCGACCGCGCCGCCGCCCGGACGCTGCTGCGCTCCGGCGGCACCCCGGACGCCGAGCAGCGGCGCCTGATCGCGATCGAGGTCCTCGCCGACGCGAAGCTTCCGCTGGTCACCGGCGCGACCTTCGGGTTCCTCGGGCCGCTGGTCGTCGCGGTCGCGCACAACAGCGGCGGTGTCGGCTGGCTGGGCCCGGTCACCGCCGGGCTGATCCTCCTCGTGCTCGCCGGGCTCGGCTGGCGGACCGGGTCGGCCTGGGCGCTGCACCGGGCGGCCGACCGCAGGCACACCGTCCCGCGCTACGCCGACTCCGGTTCACCCTGGCGCCCCTGGCCCTGACCGGCCCCGGTCACGCGAACGCCGCGGTCACGAACGCCAGCTCGGGTTCCATGCCGTCCCGGTCGTCCGCGTGCCGGGCGACCGCGTGCCGGTGCCCGATCGCCGCGGCGAGCAGCCGGGCGGCTCCCCGGACCCGCTCCGGGTCACCGCCGGCCGCCGCGAGAACCTCGTGCACGGCCTGCTCCAGCTCGCAGGCGCGGCGTTGCAGGGCCTGGCGGACCGCGGGGTGGGTGTCCGCCTCCCGCCACAGCAGGTGCGACAGCACCGCCGAGGAGTCCAGCGCCCGGTCCAGCGCGGCCACCAGCGCACCCAGCCCGGCCCGGAGATCACCGGGCACGGCGACGTCGCAGCCGCGGACCGGGTGCGGCAGCCGCTCGACCAGGGCCTCCAGCAGGTCGGGCTTGCGCCGGAAGTAGTAGTGCACCAGCCCCTTGGGCACGCCGGCCTGCTCGGCGATCCGGGACGTCGGCGTCGCGTCGAAGCCGTGCTCGGCGAACAGGGACTCGGCCGCGTCCAGGATCCGCTCCCGGGCCGGGCC
It contains:
- a CDS encoding TetR/AcrR family transcriptional regulator; the protein is MSSISTPADGGPARERILDAAESLFAEHGFDATPTSRIAEQAGVPKGLVHYYFRRKPDLLEALVERLPHPVRGCDVAVPGDLRAGLGALVAALDRALDSSAVLSHLLWREADTHPAVRQALQRRACELEQAVHEVLAAAGGDPERVRGAARLLAAAIGHRHAVARHADDRDGMEPELAFVTAAFA
- a CDS encoding AbfB domain-containing protein encodes the protein MAVRLQSINFPDFFIRHQNFEAELMKPDSPGFAEDFLWEERFRGKDDAGFTLVRFESINRPNHFLRHTDFRLVLQRDENNELFKKDSTFRRRNGRAGDPEDGWRSFEASNFENRFIRHRNFHVFVESNEKNPSTFNSDATFRRVDA
- a CDS encoding helix-turn-helix domain-containing protein, with translation MVRVPLTADDHERGRRLGRLLREARGPRSMTSVAASAGISVETLRKIESGRVPTPAFFTIAALAAELDLPLGDLAAACEGPLVAR
- the nadD gene encoding nicotinate-nucleotide adenylyltransferase → MQRKIGVMGGTFDPIHHGHLVAASEVAARFDLDEVIFVPTGQPWQKSHREVSPAEDRYLMTVIATASNPRFSVSRVDVDRGGPTYTADTLADLQGAMPGAQLFFITGADALQQILSWHKIDELFSHAHFVGVTRPGYELADGHLPEGSVTLVEVPAMAISSSDCRTRVAAGRPVWYLVPDGVVQYISKRGLYLEASH
- a CDS encoding alpha-ketoglutarate-dependent dioxygenase AlkB, yielding MDVGWQGSLFATVVGDGGCGLASTVRHELGYGAWVDVMPGWVPDPDVLFDRLRASVPFRAHRRRMYDRMVDEPRLTHRWLLADGDEPPRRLRDMAVELGARYGVRFTQVGANLYRDGADGVAWHGDRVARECAEAVVALVSLGAARPLRLRPAGGGPSVSFTPASGDLLVMGGTCQRTWQHSVPKVAASGPRISLQFRHLYPGAPGIPPDGRAA
- the map gene encoding type I methionyl aminopeptidase; the protein is MIELKTPAEIERMHVAGRFVAQVLSELAARAQVGINLLDLERHARRMIRDRGADSCYWDYAPSFGRGAFRNVVCLSVNDAVLHGLPHDYALRDGDVLSMDLAVGIDGWVADSAVTVIVGTPDTEDLRLVRASEEALDAGIAAAQPGNRLGDISAAIGAVAAQHGYPVNLEFGGHGLGRTMHEDPHVPNRGRPGRGLRLQPGLTLALEPWFARGTDRIRFDPDGWTIRSADGSRTTHSEHTIAITEYGPLVLTRAEGV